A single genomic interval of Anopheles marshallii chromosome 2, idAnoMarsDA_429_01, whole genome shotgun sequence harbors:
- the LOC128718283 gene encoding ATP-dependent DNA helicase PIF1-like, producing MAIRNGVALDNRHVVPYNPWFSHKYDCHINVEVCTSITGVKYLYKYVYKGNDRAAVSFVSRVDEIADYVRCDDFRFRLNPEEQDNLHLPSEFLKSLNSGIPLHRLRLKRYAPVLLLRNLNTDMGLCNGTRLQIVEMKANYINARILRILPRIYCDSSDKGLPSQIRRKQFPVQPCLAMTINKSQGQSLHHLGLFLPRHVVAHGQLYVALSRVKLRGHER from the exons ATGGCTATCCGGAATGGGGTAGCGCTTGATAACCGACATGTCGTACCGTACAACCCGTGGTTTTCACACAAGTACGACTGTCATATCAACGTGGAAGTGTGTACGTCCATCACCGGTGTCAAGTACCTGTACAAATACGTGTACAAGGGCAACGATCGAGCTGCTGTATCTTTCGTATCGAGAGTGGATGAAATCGCCGACTACGTGCG TTGTGATGATTTCCGCTTCCGATTGAATCCGGAAGAGCAGGACAACCTGCATCTGCCGTCTGAGTTCCTCAAATCGCTTAACAGCGGCATACCATTGCACCGTTTGCGGCTGAAGCGATACGCGCCCGTTCTACTGCTGCGCAACCTGAATACCGACATGGGGTTGTGCAACGGCACTCGCTTGCAGATTGTGGAAATGAAGGCGAATTACATTAATGCCCGCATACTACGCATACTTCCCCGAATCTACTGCGATAGCAGCGATAAGGGTCTACCGTCCCAGATACGACGCAAACAGTTTCCTGTTCAGCCTTGCCTCGCGATGACGATCAATAAATCGCAAGGGCAATCGCTGCACCATTTGGGTCTCTTTCTGCCGAGACATGTGGTTGCTCACGGTCAGTTGTATGTGGCGTTATCGCGCGTTAAGctacggggccacgagcgttga